GTTTATCATATTGCATGCAACAAAGAAAGCTCTTGGTAAGTGTAAGctcttttgattattttcttggCTTTGATCCGTTTCTGATTCCATCTCCTCATGCAGTACTTGGGAAGGGACTCTCAAGCAAAACAGAGACGGTAGATCCTCtcaggtttcttttttccccaagagcAGAGAGTAAATTGGCCCAGGGGCAAGGTATGGAAATAACAAGCTCAGCATTTCTTGCtgctattttccacttatcagaAGGCAAAGGAAGCGACAAGGGAGCGATTCCGCTGAGACAGACTGAAGTTGGTGAGGAACTTGAGACAGAGACCTTGAGAGAAAGCCAAGGCCACCATAAGCATGCGGGCACAAAGCATTCACTCTCCTTGTCAGCTCTGGACTTCCCTTGGGTCAGGCTCCCTGTGGCCCTCCCCACAGGGCTGCTCTGAGCGGCCTTCTACTATCCTCAAGCTTCCTTTCGCCTCTGGCCTGACCTTGGCCTTCTGTAGAACACCTCACCCTCCACCACGACTCAGCACAAGTCTGGAGGGTGTTGGTCACATTGGCACTGCACAGCTTGGTGGCCTCATATTCTGGCATCACAGGTGCTCACTCTCCCCAGGGCTGGTGGAGGAGGGGACTGCTCCCACGACAAAGCACTTCATACCATTCTTTCAAGGTGGTCCACTCACTTTGCTTTGGGAGTTTGTATAGGCTGTTGCCTCTGCCTTAaaagctcctctctctctcttcccatagtccactccccgcccccccaaccccccaaaaggAACAAATTCCTCCTTAGGCAAGGATCACTCTGCTTAACTTCTACTCAGATTTCCAGATACATTGAAATGTCATGTCCTCAGGGAGGTCTGCTCAGAATCTTAATCTAGGATAAATCCTTTTGGGTTAACAGAATCccttgatgctttttttttttcttttcttttaaagaaatagctTCTAATACAAGAGTCATTTGCTTAAAGTCTTCCCTGGTGGGCCTCTTCCAGCCTCGCTCCCAGGAGGCCTCTCTCAGTATCTCCCACGTTACACTCTTCCAGTGGCTTCGCCCATAACTCTGAATAATGTGCTCACTATTTCTTGATTTATAACGGACACGTCTACATGTCATTTTatcccctcctttctttccaaagtttggaatgtttcatttttagttctttcatTGGGTTATCTTTATAACTGCAGATTATAAGCTGAGGCCGTTATATCTTTCCATAAAATAGATGAGGGTATTGGTATTCCTACCCTTATCTTCTCTTACCTTTTCCCATCTGCTTTCTAAATTTTGCTAGTTCTacctttattttaatatcttcagATTTGTCACGTGTGCAGTCTATTTAATAATCATTACTTAGGCTTTTCTTTTGTCTGTACTTTGATTTTGGAAGTTGCAAAGAAGTCAATGTTTTGACTTTGTAAAACGTGTGTCTCTGAAAAAATGTTTGTCTCTGCAGAGCAGCCGGGACGGCAGGACCGAGCGCCTCCGCTGTGGGTTCAGCATTCCAGCGCCTGTTCTACTGGAAGTGGACGGTGCCTGATGGGAGGTCAGCTTTCAAGTGGCTCCTTTTTCTTCTACTCCGTCAACTCTCCCCCACGATTACACAATCATACTTAATATTTGCACCATGATTTCCTcatgcagtttatttttaaattttattcttggaGTTTCtatcacttcttttctttttgataagaGGATATCTATTTTCTGTGGACTAAAAGTTACCTTACCGTTATCGGTTGCATGAAAGCACAGCTTCTCCCTTTTCCCAGTCTAAGTTTTATTGCTCTGTAGATGGTGGTGGTTCTTTCTGGAAGCTTGTTGAATCTTCTGTTATCTTTTGTGTTCTCGAATTTCACAggaatttttctaactttttttattgGGATTTTGTAAATTGTTATTAAATTTggtgaggtgacactggttaatcaGATTATATAGGATTCGAGTGCACCATTCTATAACACTGTATACTGTCAGGTGTGATTTGTTTTAACCTTTCACATTGTTGAACTGAGCAGGCACTTCCGATATGAAGATTTCTGTATTCTATAGCCTTGAGAAATGTTCTTCCattgttttattcataatttcttctctatttttttctgttatcttttccTCTTTGATTGACTCTCtgtcttttacttttttgtcttatgtttttctttttatggggAATATTTTACTTTTGGGGAAATGCTTTCAACTTATTCTCTTATGAATGTGTTGTTTTTCAACTATGTGATGTTCCTTTCCATAGTcttctatttttatgttatttatgcattatttttcttgaagactACTTAGATTTTTCAGAGttgtcctgtgacttctgcaACATATTTCCCACAGAGTCTATTATTTTATGTGTACATCCTCCTTCAAGATGCTGGTCTGGCTCAGCTGTCTGATGGTTCTGGTTGTATGTCTTGTTCAAGAATGAGGGACCAGGCTGTTCACTCAGGACTGCTGGAGACGATTTACCCTCCTTTTAACTAGGCAGGTGCAGCTCTCCCGTCCGTCTCCCCCAGGAACGAGATGTAAGACTGGTAGCTCTATGTCAGTGAGCAGGGCTCTTTGGCTGGAGGATTTTGCTTTTAGATGGAATAGTGGCAAGATAGCCACTAGGCTACACTTCCCCAAACCCAAATGTTAGACTCATGAGAAGCTTTGCTCTGGGGTTCCCACAGCCGTACTCTCAGTCTTagtccagacacacacacacacacacacacacacacacacattaaatatgaaaaaattttaatctccCTATTACGCatctctttgttttctgtaatgcCAGCACAATGCCTAGCTCTAGGTGAGAAAGgcaataattgttttaaatgaccACATAATGGTAGCACACAGCTTTTATGTATTTGCTCTTGAGGTTTCACCACTCATTAAGTCATGCTCCCTGTACCCAAGCAACTAATAGTGTAGTTTCTAATGGAAGAAACAGATGTGTAAACAAAGCAGTATAATAAAGAGAGATAAGTGCAACAGAATGTGTTTGTACAAAATGTTGGCACTTGAGGAAGAGACATTAAGTCTGATCTGGGAgatggaaacagagagagagagagagagagagagagagagggagcgcTGCAGAGAGCAGGTGACATTTCCAGAGGCAGGAGAGTGTATGGAATGAAAGGGCAGCTGCAGCCTGTGGAGCCAGGCTGCTCAGGTTTGAATCCTGATCCCTTCACTGACTGGTTCTCCTTGGACATGTTagctctgtgcctgtttcctcctgtgtaaaatgGGCATATGACAATAGCCCGGATTTTCTAGGgttttttgtgagaattaaatgaatcaCTATACATAAAATTCTTCAATGATGTCTTCCAATCAATACATATTAGCtcattattattgctattgtttCTTGATGTGGTCTTGAATAAGTTCAATAACCAGAGAATGGGCAGACAGTTATTGCTGGGGAAATAAGCTTTGTGAGTGCAGGCACAGTGGCAAGAAAATGCAGGCACATTGAGAGGAGAGAGTGGCTGAATTTGACTCGAATGCAGGCCCAGCACATGTTCCAGAATAAAACTGGGAGGGGGTAGGGCAGGTCACAGGAGGCCCTGGAAGTGCACGGAGGAGCTGCTGACACATCTCTTGTCATCAGTTTCCTGGCTTGAAGTCCTGTGTGCTTATGCATTGCGTTAGTAAGGCAATTAATGAAGTTAGGGAATCTATAACCtgcacaaattttaaaacttctaggGACCCCATTTAATGGGTGGTACGGACAATTAGGAACATTGGGACTATATAGAACGAACCCCTAGAAGAAGTGAGGGAGGtgacaagattaaaaataattgaataaaaaagaactcatggCCTGTGGCGGTGGTGGGTTAGGTGGTCCTTCATAAGAGGGGTTAGATTTGTAGGTAACTTTGAATCCTAAAACTTGGTCCCGTGTGCAGGAGGGTGAGAAAGGCAGATTTTGGAAAGACATGAGGGTAAGCTTTCTAACCAGACAGAGCCATCGTAAGATGTGGTGGCTGGCCCTCTGAGGCAGTGAGGGCCCAGCCACGGGAAGCACCCAAGCAGACAGAGGTTGCTGGGTCAGTGCTgacaggaggtgggtgggggtctTCTGCCTGGGGTGGGCCCGTATCATCTAAGGTTTGTGCCAACTCTATCTGCCTCGACGTACATCACCCCCAGGCCCCAAGTCATTTCTCAGTTTCCacacctcctctcccacctccatccgCATCAGCAGGTACAGGGTCTCCCTTTGCTTTGAACATTTCAGTACTGAAGGGAAGGCCTGGCTCGGTGCCAGCAAACAGGCTGAGGCCAGGGCTCTAAGACCATCTGGTTTGTCATACCACTGATGTCCCCTCAGctgggcgtgggtcacttgaaaaattctttttctttttaatcctcacccaaggatatgtttattgatttgagagagagaggagagagagacagagagatagacagacagacagacattgacaTGGAAGAGAAACCTTGATCAGtcgcctcctgcatgcacccagactggagatcaaacctacAGTCTAGGTACgtatcctgaccagggatcgaactcacaaccttctggtgtgtgggacaatgctccgaccaactgagccgcctggccagggccactttAAAAGTCTTTAGTTCGCTGCTCCCTGCCCTCTGATTGCACATGGCTGGTACTTTTTTCAAAGACCAAGGTGTATTTCTTATACCATTCAGCCTCTTCTCCTGCTTTCCTCCAAGACCCCTCATCCCTCCTCCGTAAAAGTTCCCACTCCCCGAGCCGGACAGGACAGGGAAGGCAGGATAGGTTGGGTTACTCTTTCAGACACAGCTCCTACTTCATCCACGTTGGTTTCTTTTAGGCCTTTGAGGAAaagagctgcttttttttttaaatggctgctcTCATGCCTGTACCTTACAGTCTCCATGCCAGCCAGCTATTATTTCTCATGTTGGGGGCTTTTAAAAGTCAGGTCTCATTCTCAGGGATTCACTGGCACACAGCACAGGAGCAAGCATGGAAGGCTTCAAATGCCATTGCCTTGAACAGATGCTTGGGGCCTCGTACAAGCCTTCGAAgaataacattaaaatggcatttcCACAGGAAGGTAGAGATCCTGAGGAGACGGGAGCAATTTCTCCCAAATCTGGCCAATGATACTTGTCGAAGGGCTAATTTGCCCTGTGTTTTATGCTGGACGAGGCAAAATAAACAGTGCGCACAAAGAGCACTAATCGCTTCATTCATCCCTCCGTTCAGCCAGGGCAAGGGCTGAGCTTCTTCAGCCTCAGAATGGAAAATCACATGCTGGAGAGAAACAGCCACACTGAAGGAATGACAATGCAATTCAAGTTCTGCTGGttcacatgttttatttatccagtgaaggaaagggagaagggggaaaacacCATGGAGGGGCACCAATTCGGAGAGCATGAATACCAAGGTCACATCTTCCATTTTCCTCAGTCCATTTAAATTCACAGATTAAATCAAAGTGCAAAGGGATGAGATGGATATCTTGTCGGAGAATAAATGTCTTATTGGAGAAAGAAATTCCTTTTAATGTTAATATCTACTCAGTGGTTTCTTATTTGAGGATGGCTTtcttctgtctataaaaatacTGCAGCCTTGCATAAACCGCTGGGGTTGCATATTTAAGGGTAGGTGGACGGAGGCTGCGGACTTGGAGACCTTCCTGGAGTCCAAGTCTCAAAGGACCTCAGCTCACTGTGGTGAGGGCCACAGGACCTTGTAAACatacttggggtggggggagctgacGACAGATGGCAAAAAAAGGGATCTTGGACATCACAGCCCAGAACCATTacatagatggggaaactgaggcctgggaagTTAAAtgatttccccaaggtcacacagctctttAGCAGTAGGAACTCAAATTTCTTGGCTTCTAATTAAGTGTTTTTGGACATTGCGTATGCCAATAGATACTCCCAACATGAACTTCTTCCCCAAGATTCAATTTTAgcttccatgaaaaaaaaaccaaaactataaaaaacagaaaggatTTGTGAAGAACTCTGATAAATACATCCAATTGCAAGAACCTCATGTTAAGATATTGATTGTTAGAAGACTAATAATGTTCGGGTCAAAGTCAGGGAACTCGGTTTTTCCAAGAACACATACGACAATATCTTACACATAGTGAGCAGGAATGGAAGGTAGCACCACACGGGGGAGATTAGAAAAACcaatattagaaaacaaaatgggCCACGCTGGCGATCAGTAGGCTGGTCTAAACTGTCCAGGGCTTTCCAACAACACGGAAAATGACATGACGCCACAATCTACGAGAGGGGATATTCAGAGGGCTCCTGGCGGGCGCACAGCGGCACTCTCTAAGCGGCTGGGTGCTGGTGCACAGGTTGACGCAGGGCATCCACCCTCACCAGGGCCACTGGGCCCAGTGACTGTGCGCTCACTCCCTGTGCTGCCCATAGCCAAGCATTGCCATGGGGCAAACCAATGTGAAATCTTCATCACCTCAAAAGCTGGCCTGCTTCATTGTAACCACGTATATCAATCAGAGAGGATGGGATgagtaggtgggggtggggtggggatggttcAGGTGGCCAGTATAGGCTGGACATTTTGAACCCTGGACAGAGTGACTGGTATCTTTGTTTCCCCGGGGCCCGGAGCTTTTGTGATGGGCTGGGTGTGGGCCTTGATATCTGCAATTTGCTCTTTAAACTTTTGTTGCaggaatttttcttctttggagtaGCTCTTAGCAAACACTGACATCAGCAGGCACCCGGCCATGGACGTGCCCCCGATGCAGAAGAGCACGGCTCCCGCCAGCTTGCACATGTCAAGGGCTCCATTAAACTGGACAGCATGTGTGTCGACCACCACGAAATCGGCTTCGCCAAAGGCTTCGATTTTGGGGGGCACGAGAAAGCCCACCGCCAGAACAGTCAGTCCGAGAATCACAAAGACTATGCCGGAGATGAGGCCGACCTAGAGGAAGACGATGAAACAAGACAGGTAAGCACAGCGCTCCAGCTCTCCCCGCGCCCCGCTGGACGGGACTTATCTTTTGGGCAAGTGAATTTTCCCAGTCACTCCGAGTATGTATAAGACACCCACATAATTTTCTGGTTCAAAAAGGTGAAAGGGGCAGCTTTCCGATTTTATTGCCAACCAGAAACTGCGTCGCTGTCTTGATTTTCCCTCTGAACTTTTGGTGTGTACAATGCTTTGCGGTTGACAAAGTCCCCTTTTGCTTACACTGCCTCCTTTGGGCGGAGGCAGAGAAAAGCAGGCCTGATATCCCGGAGCTGGCCTGACTCTGTTCACTAGGCTGTGATGTTGCTAAAAGCTGCCTGGAGCTCACCGTGAGGCCGTGTTCTCCTGTTGGCACAATCAATCTCACAGAATGTCATCAGACAAGCTCATTCTACCCCCGTGATGAAGGAAGACTACTTCATAGTTTTCTCTAAGCACAGACAAAAACAAGGGCAAATACCCAgcacctcctctcctctctgccaatGTAATGACTGCTGCTCCTTTACCAGTCACAGCTGTTGTCTCACTCTAGGCTGCCCTCCCCGTAGGTAAGCTTCACTAGGAAATTCAGTCATAGAATCGCCCCTGCCAATCCAGGGTGAACTTGTCTTTCCTTCAACCCTCCCCCAAATCACCGAACCAAAGCCCACGTCCTATAATATGTCCTTCCTCACATTACCTTACTGGAATATCCCAGGACCCCTTATGGTATCATTTCTCTCACCGCGATGGAGACAAACTTAACTCATTCAACATACAGATATGTCCTGGCGATTGCGGCCGGAAGACATTGACAGTCTGTAACTACTCACCCTTTCCCCAAGTAAGTGGGGAAGGAACCATAGTTGCCActttacagctgagaaaatgtAACCTTGCAGAGGGTAGGTCAATGGCTCAGGAGGATGAAGAGCTAGTGAGTTGCAGGGGCAGGTCTGGCAGCCACAGGTCTGCCACAGATCtggcagccagggctctttccctAACATGGAGCCATTTGGTTGGGCTTCTGCAGATGCCGAGAAGTGTTAGGAGTAGCGGATGGAAATGACACTGCATCAGCTCAAGTTCTAATAAAATGTAACATGCTGAAGATGGAAAGCAACACACCATTTGGTGGTTTAAACTCAGAGGTTTGGAATTAACAGACACAGGCTTGGATTCTAGCACTGCGAACTAGCACTGAATCATATGAGGAAAGTTGCTTAAATGCTCTCGTTAATTTCCCCACCTATGAAGTGATAAATGATATAGTACTcacctcatagagttgttgtgaggattaaatgagacaatgaatGAAAGACTTAGTCCTTTGCCTGGGTTAGTAATACACTGTCATAAGCGGCTGGAAATGTATTTGGAAATGTATCTCTTGTAAAATTGTGCTACATTGGCAACTGCATTACAACAATTACTCAGTATTTAGAATAAAGAACAGATaatacagttatttattttttaaacgcaattttcatttcctccagtTTCTAATTGCTTTTAGTTAGAATAACAAGGTTGGAAAAATAACCCAATGCATAACACCATTTAATCGTGAATATTTAAACTGtgtttatttaacatatttatttattaaaatccaGGGTAAGACACTAATAAAGGTTTACAtaatagaaggaaaatatttgcaaattaatcaCTTTAACAAAGGGGGGAAAGGAAAACTAGTATTATTGAGCATTGTGAACCTCAAGAAGAAATATATCTTCCAGGAATAACTCCTCATGGTTAATTGGGCTCCAGTTCATAATCAGAGTCCAGCAGCCATTGCTGGCAGAGGCCTCTCAGGGGGAAGctgcaggctgagctgtgagccaCCTGTGCTGTGCTCCTGCGCAGTGTGAGCTGACCCTTAGAAAGGAGTCCCTGGCATCATATTTTAACCAATGGGCTGAGATCAGAACCATACAGCTATATCCTCATTTGCATATTTctaaccaatcagagcagctccataATGACCACCAGAACAGGCAATTCTGGCCAATCATGACAGTACCATTTAGATCAATCAAACTCTCCAAACTTGGATTCTTAATTGACATAAAAGTGGACCAGTTAGGGACCAGGGTAGGAGCTTATCTATATAAGGCAGACTTCTCTTTGTCTGTGGGGAGCTGACTTTCAGTTTCTCCCAGAGGCTGAGTTTCTCTGGTTTGCAAATTATTTTACCTGAGTAAAGTTTCTCTTTTTGCCACACTCCAGATTGGAAACCTTTGTTGGCATTGGATTGGTGGCAGTGACCTTTTGCTCATAGCATCTGTTATGATTTAGGTATAATGTCaggtgtgtttttcattttatcctcaccagCCTTAGGAGAGGTAGATATTCTTGTTCCCATTTCACCTGTAAGACACTGAGGTTTATAGGATTGAAAAAGCATAGTTCAAGGTCCTACAGTTAGCAGATGGCTTGACTGGACCCTAACCCAGGTCTTCTAAGCCTCCCCACTCCCTTTATCTTCCCATGGCATTTCACCAGTTACTATTTTGTATATTACctggtgttatttttttattgaaacagaGCTTTTGTTACTGTAGATGGACAAAATTCCATCATGTAATAttgtgagaaaactgaaaaacaagaaGAGTCAATATAATCTTTtctgaaaaaatagaaactattcTCCATAAGATATAAGTAGCGCAGGGAAAATTGGACTGTGAAATATAACATTTCAAATGGCTTTctgcatttttctaaaaatggtgGTGAATAAATTTACCTTCAAAGACtaaccattatttaaaaataacttttaaaaaatgactcacaTTGGAAATTCTGAATGCACAAACTAAATTAACTTTAATATCCATGGTGACATGCTTCGTATGTCACTAAATTACTTCCCTCCTTGAGAGCTGGCACTAATTCTCAGAAATTGAGGGCGGCAAAAATGTATCCATCTTCGTTTCTGAGGTTCTTAAGAGCAACTGAGGCCAAGGCTCTCCATCTTCTATTTCTGTCTTGTCTCTCCACAGTTCTTATTCCAGcctgtgctcaataaatattcctgACAGACTAACCTAAACCACCAGACTGCTGAGCATGGAGCCAGGTGATTGATTCACAGAGCAGTCTGCTCCTCAACTGAGCAAGTGCTTTACAGATTAAAATCTACTCTTGGGTTGTCACTCAGAAGCTGAAAAGGCAAACCATGACTTGCAGATGGCAGAACTTCTGCTCGCTTCAAGAACTGGAAAATGGCTGGCTTCCTGaaccttctcccttctctgcGTTACATCCACGGATCAGAGAGACTGCTGTGTGTGGAGGGAGCACAATGTAATGAACCCCTAACTCCAAAGATTCTGAAGGTGCCATCAATGCAGGTCTAATGAGAATCTTCAAGAGTTGTGCCCGGAGAGGAGCTCCAAATTTATTAAAACGTGTCAGGGAGAGCTTGGGATGGGGGCATGAAGGAGCAATGATGGAATCACAAGTTCCCTGCACCTTGACTTTCTTAAGCATGTAATAGAGGTGAGGAGGGATGTTGGCATACATCAGCTCAATTCTGGTACCATGTTGGAATActggaaagaattaaaaattggaGAGTGAGGCTATACGGCATCATAACAATTGTCCCTGAACACAGCTCTAAGTTGAGGTGTCCCAGGTCTAACAGGATACGGGCTCTATTAAATagagtgttaaaaagaaaatgcaatacaGAGATCTTTTAAGGGCCTAAGAGATCAAAGCAGCCCTGTTTAGGGCTATGCAGAGGAATTGAAATGCTGTTTGGCatgcctcccccgccccgcccccaggtgTACCAGAgcagcctggggggtggggtggtaaaAGCAATACCCATAGTGAGAGATAAGAACCTCCCTGGGCTGTGACAAAGCTTAAAGGCAGCAGCAAGGACAGCTTTTGAGCTGTAACTTCTGATGACTCCCCTGGCTAAGGGGAGCATGTGTGAAAACCCAGTTCCCACTGTTGGCAAAGAGGACTGGATGGGGAGAAGAACTTGGATTCCAGAAATTCTGCTGCGGGGTGACAAGCCAGAGACTGCTGTTATTTTGACCAACATCCCCTTTGTTGTATCCGTGTGAGCTGATGAGTTCTGAAAATGCAGTTTCCTTCAATAAGCAGAATTGGCAGCAGTAGCAACGCAGCTGTtctggcagggaggaggcagtAATGACTGTTGGAAGCAAGAACTGTTGTGGCAGGGGAGAAGAGCGCTGGGGGAAAGGCTGGGTGGAGCTAAATGCGAAAGGAGCCATCTGGGTTAGAGGTGATTCGGA
This DNA window, taken from Desmodus rotundus isolate HL8 chromosome 3, HLdesRot8A.1, whole genome shotgun sequence, encodes the following:
- the NRSN1 gene encoding neurensin-1 isoform X2 — translated: MSSCSNLCGPKQTQAAADGRYQRYGVRSYLHQFYEDCTTSIWEYEDDFQIQRSPNRWSSVFWKVGLISGIVFVILGLTVLAVGFLVPPKIEAFGEADFVVVDTHAVQFNGALDMCKLAGAVLFCIGGTSMAGCLLMSVFAKSYSKEEKFLQQKFKEQIADIKAHTQPITKAPGPGETKIPVTLSRVQNVQPILAT
- the NRSN1 gene encoding neurensin-1 isoform X1, which codes for MLSFQLGRMSSCSNLCGPKQTQAAADGRYQRYGVRSYLHQFYEDCTTSIWEYEDDFQIQRSPNRWSSVFWKVGLISGIVFVILGLTVLAVGFLVPPKIEAFGEADFVVVDTHAVQFNGALDMCKLAGAVLFCIGGTSMAGCLLMSVFAKSYSKEEKFLQQKFKEQIADIKAHTQPITKAPGPGETKIPVTLSRVQNVQPILAT